TTTCCTCCTCCAGGACCAGCCTGAGGATGAAGAATCTCTTCTTTGCCGTGCTCTTGGCTTGCGGTAAGTTCCCTGATTTCACCAGGCCAGGCTGGGATCTCATCTGCGTGGCAAAAAAGACGTACAAACCCAGAGTCTTTGTGCATGGTTcaagtttttgtttaaattttgctgtttctctctaaTGCTTCGTGTAGCACTGCCGTAGTCCTGGAGGTCTTCGTGATGGTGAGACTTTGGTATGCTCAGATCCATATGTATTTTAAGAGGCCTTGGAGCCTGCTGTCACCAGCTTTTCAGCCTGTGCCAAGCCCAGGGTGGATCCTGGCAACGTGGCATTCCTGGTCGCAGGATGCCAGCACGGCACAGCCTGTACAGAGCGCAATAATATCTTCTGCCAGACTGAACTGGGTAGCTGCAGAAAGCAGACTTAATcctgagggttttttgggggcttCTTATGGTTCACATGCCTGAAAGTATGTATTTCCAGCAACGCCAGACTTATTTAATTCCTCTGCATGGTGTGAGGTGCGGGGAATGCTCCTTGCTCCACACCAGTGTGagcccatccctctgcccctccgcagggctgctcccagctcaCGGCAGCATTTTGGAGCTGGAGCGGATGATCAAGTCGACCACAGGGAAAAGCGCCCTGCTGTCCTACAGCTGGTACGGGTGTTTCTGCGGCATCGGGGGCAGAGGGACCCCGGTGGATTCCACTGACCGGTGAGTACCTGGAAAAATATTGCCACTcgctgccctggtgcaggctGCACGGGGGTCCCTAAAAAAGCTCCTTGCTGGCAGCCTGCTGGTGCTGGTTTTGCACCATTCCCCAGCCACGTCTTGCCGCTGCCTTGTCATCCCCTCCTCCTGGTTGCCTTAAATTTGAGGCTGGACCTTCCTTTACCTCCCAGGTGTGGTGAGGGAGGGTTTGGGGGCAGCGGTTTGACGTGGTGTCCCCCTGTAGGTGCTGCCATGCCCACGACTGCTGCTACAGGAAGCTGCGAGAGGGCAAGTGCATACCCCTGATAACCCCCTACCACTTCAACATCACCAACGGAGACATCGACTGTGGTGAGTAATGCTGAGCGGGGGGGTCCCACGGAGGTGGGGAACAAGCACCGCTCCCCACAAcaccccagccccgcagcagggTACACAGGAGGGCATCCCCCCCAGGGATGAAAGCAGCCTGATGCCCGCCCAGGGGCATAATGGGAGCCGTGTGATAAATAAATGGGCATCGCAAGGGATGTGGGCAGGTTGGAGAGGAAGAACACAGGGAAAAGCTTCTTCACACGCTTCTCCTGGGCAGCTCCAGATGTTGGGGTGCTCCAAGGGGACCCCATCACCGACGCCAGCTGGAAAAGCCACCACAGAGCACCGTGTTTTTCCCCCGCAGGTAATGAGCAGAGCTGGTGCAAGAGAGAGACCTGCCTATGCGACAAGGCGGTGGCTTCGTGCTTCGCCAGCGCTTTGCATTCCTACAATATATCCTACCGCTTCTATTTCAAGCTGAAATGCCGAGGAAACAAGCTCCAGTGCTGAGGAGAAGAAATCTGCAGCCAAGATTGCAGATTTTGACTGGTTTTCCCCATTGCTACGGAAACAGAAGCCTGAtgtgggggctgaggggagccggaGCCAGCAAGGCTCCCTGCACAGTGATGCTCAAGGTGAAGAAGGGCACGCACACGTTGTGGGTGGAGATGCCTCCAGTTCCCAGAAAGACAAGTCAACTTCCAGTTTtttgtcccttcctcttctcttttctctcttgatTTCATTTCCCAGCAAAGATCATTCAATAAAAgatatttgaaattattctttGAGCTGCTTTTCTGTAATAACCACTGAGACTGAGGCACTGCAACGGTGGCACCTGGGCTGTCAAGCCTGGGGACCACTTTTGTATCTCACACCTCAGCCACACCACCTGCCTGACACCGCAATATTCCCATGGTCCCAACAGCAGCCCGAGAAACGACGACAAATAAATGCCCCCAGGTAAAACCCCCTGGGTTTTGTTAACAAAATAATTCCCCAGCTGCAAGCCCTGGTGGCAGTTGGGTTTTTTGGCTTCTCCCAACACCCCCTCCTGCAGGCTGCACTCACTTCTGGAGCTAAAACACAGCGGTGCATTAAGGGACAGGTGAGATACAACCAAAAGGTGTTTTTACATAAATAATGGAAGTGAGAAAATGTAGGAGACAATTCGAAACTCTCCTCTGACCCCTACTCACATTAGAAAGGTGGCCAAAATTAAAGCTAAAGAACAGTTATCCGCAGAGGAGGAAAGATTTCAAAGCCTTGTCCATCCCAAGGCGCATTCTAATTTAAAAGGGCAGTTAAGTTGGTGACTAAATGGTTTCTCCATAAAGGATGAATTCTGGATAGGGCTGCAGTGAGGAGGTGGAAATACtgagagaaacaaaggaaagttGCGTTCACTCATCCCAAAACATCCATTTCGCGTCATTCTCCTCTTACAGTGGGTGAGCATTTAATCATGCAGTATCCATGTCACCCTGCGTTTCTGGCAACTGCACATTTAGAGacgctttttttgttgtttgtatacTTTTCCCAAAGAACCGATAACCCGCCCTGAAGCACTGTCACCTTTGCAGTGTGGCAGAGGGATAGTTCGTGAACCGTATGGCCcctgaaaaaccccaaacccgctTAATTCACGTCTGCCAGGAtgcaaaagcagaaacaggactATTATTTCCCCTCCGATACGGCACTatggtgctggggagggcagagaaaaTGGCTCTTGGGCATCTCTGGCCAGGGGCAGTGAGCATTGGGTTCCTCCTTGGGCTGGAAATGACGCTGTTTTGCTGCCTCATCCCACGTGGTGTTGGTCCCCGTGCGTGGGATACTGAGCTGGGGTGTTGGGGGAATTTCTTCCATTCCTGTAAAGGGGAAGGGCGGCACCTTCTCCTTTGCAGAAAAGCCCAGTCGGCAACATTTGGGCAAAACGAGcatccagcagcagagagcaaagcCTATATAAAGAAAGCCCTACCGGCTGCAGGGCTCTGCAAGGAAGCAGTGGCTTTCCCGAGGTAAGTGGAGCTGGAGGAAGGCTTTTCCTCCCTTTCGTCCTTTCCTCAAAAGCCC
The window above is part of the Chroicocephalus ridibundus chromosome 16, bChrRid1.1, whole genome shotgun sequence genome. Proteins encoded here:
- the LOC134524265 gene encoding phospholipase A2, membrane associated-like gives rise to the protein MGTFSFTEGPLDESCSATNSAVSADRGGGGPRHLYKANPLSRQSQSGEIQVGTSLRMKNLFFAVLLACGLLPAHGSILELERMIKSTTGKSALLSYSWYGCFCGIGGRGTPVDSTDRCCHAHDCCYRKLREGKCIPLITPYHFNITNGDIDCGNEQSWCKRETCLCDKAVASCFASALHSYNISYRFYFKLKCRGNKLQC